In a single window of the Flavobacterium ammoniigenes genome:
- a CDS encoding GNAT family N-acetyltransferase, with translation MNLIIETERLLLRPFEISDAESLFEMDKNPNTHHYLSKKPVENIDEVYAYIEMVQKQYTENGIGRFSTILKETGELIGWSGIKFVNDHVENGNTNFYDYGYRLNEKFWNKGYASEATKAWFEYGFNVMKIKEMNAYTHAENGASNHILEKNGMQLKEVYIAEDDINWKWWQMINPTI, from the coding sequence ATGAATTTAATTATAGAAACAGAACGCCTATTACTCCGTCCTTTTGAAATTTCAGATGCTGAATCACTATTTGAAATGGACAAAAACCCAAACACACATCATTATTTATCGAAAAAACCTGTAGAAAATATTGACGAAGTATATGCCTATATCGAAATGGTTCAAAAACAATATACTGAAAATGGAATTGGTCGATTTTCCACCATTTTAAAAGAAACAGGCGAGTTAATCGGTTGGTCAGGTATAAAATTCGTAAATGATCATGTAGAAAACGGAAATACAAATTTTTACGATTATGGTTACCGTTTAAATGAAAAGTTTTGGAACAAAGGGTATGCATCCGAAGCAACGAAAGCTTGGTTTGAATATGGATTCAATGTAATGAAAATTAAAGAAATGAATGCATATACTCATGCAGAAAATGGTGCTTCTAATCATATTTTAGAAAAAAACGGAATGCAGCTTAAGGAAGTATACATAGCTGAAGATGATATTAATTGGAAATGGTGGCAAATGATTAATCCAACTATTTAA
- a CDS encoding isopenicillin N synthase family dioxygenase, whose amino-acid sequence MQNIPSVDLRDFLSEDPTRKQKFVNEIGRAYEDIGFVALKGHFLNDQLVENLYREVRNFFSLPLDTKAKYEIPGIGGQRGYVSFGKEHAKGRSAGDLKEFWHFGQFVSKDSKYAAEYPKNVTVNELAEFNLTGKEAYQMLEKTGVYVLRALAIHIGLDEFYFDNFIKEGNSILRPIHYPPITDEPKDGAVRAAAHGDINLITLLMGAQGKGLQVQNHNGDWIDAMAQPDELMINVGDMLSRHTNNKLKSTIHQVVNPPRELWGTSRYSIPFFMHPVSDMPLNCLEECIDDEHPKQFEDITAGDYLNERLVELGLVKK is encoded by the coding sequence ATGCAAAACATTCCTAGTGTTGACTTGCGTGATTTCCTGTCGGAAGACCCGACACGTAAACAAAAATTTGTAAATGAAATCGGAAGAGCCTACGAAGATATTGGCTTTGTAGCATTAAAAGGACATTTTTTAAATGACCAATTAGTTGAAAATTTATACCGTGAAGTGCGCAACTTCTTTTCGTTGCCTTTGGACACTAAAGCTAAATATGAAATTCCTGGAATTGGCGGACAACGTGGCTATGTATCCTTCGGAAAAGAACATGCTAAAGGACGATCTGCTGGCGATTTAAAAGAGTTTTGGCATTTTGGTCAGTTTGTGAGTAAAGACTCCAAATATGCTGCCGAATATCCTAAAAACGTAACTGTTAACGAATTAGCTGAATTTAATTTGACTGGTAAAGAAGCCTATCAAATGCTGGAGAAAACAGGTGTTTATGTTTTAAGAGCTTTGGCTATTCACATTGGTTTAGACGAATTCTATTTTGATAATTTTATCAAAGAGGGGAACAGTATTTTACGTCCAATCCACTACCCTCCTATTACTGACGAACCTAAAGATGGCGCCGTTCGTGCAGCCGCTCATGGGGACATCAACTTAATTACTCTTTTGATGGGTGCTCAAGGAAAAGGCTTGCAAGTCCAAAATCACAATGGCGATTGGATTGACGCAATGGCGCAGCCAGATGAATTAATGATTAATGTAGGCGATATGTTATCCCGACATACCAACAATAAACTAAAATCAACCATTCATCAAGTAGTAAATCCGCCCAGAGAATTATGGGGAACTTCACGATATTCTATTCCTTTTTTCATGCATCCGGTGAGTGATATGCCACTGAATTGTTTGGAAGAATGTATCGATGATGAACATCCAAAACAGTTTGAAGACATTACTGCTGGCGACTACTTGAACGAACGATTAGTCGAGTTGGGATTAGTTAAAAAATAA
- the ilvD gene encoding dihydroxy-acid dehydratase — translation MELNKYSKTITQDETQPASQAMLYGIGLTEEDLKKAQVGIVSMGYDGNTCNMHLNDLAKDIKAGVWKADLVGLIFNTIGVSDGISNGNDGMRYSLVSRDIIADSIEAVMGAQWYDAMIAVPGCDKNMPGSVMAMGRLNRPSIMVYGGSIHSGKWKGESLNIVSAFEALGKKFNNTITPEDFKGVIQNACPGAGACGGMYTANTMSSAIEALGMSLPYSSSNPALSPEKKQECVDAGKAIKLLLEKDIKPRDIMTRKAFENAITMVAVLGGSTNAVMHIIAIAHSVGIELTLKDFQDISDRTPLLADLKPSGKYLMEDLHEVGGVPAVMKYLLQEGFLHGDCLTVTGKTIAENLASVPSLKDGQDVIHEVTNALKATGNIQILYGNIATEGCVAKISGKEGEFFEGTAIVYENEQLAITGVRAGEVKPGNVVVIRYCGPKGGPGMSEMLKPTSAIMGAGLGSTVALITDGRFSGGSHGFVVGHVTPEAYEGGAIALIENGDVITIDAVKNTINVKISDEEMAIRRANWVQPPLKVTQGVLLKYARAVSSAATGCVTDK, via the coding sequence ATGGAATTAAATAAATACAGTAAGACAATCACGCAAGACGAAACACAACCTGCTTCTCAAGCCATGTTGTACGGAATTGGATTAACTGAAGAAGATCTTAAAAAAGCGCAGGTAGGAATTGTGAGTATGGGTTATGATGGAAATACTTGTAACATGCACTTAAATGATTTAGCAAAGGATATCAAAGCGGGTGTTTGGAAAGCGGATTTAGTAGGTTTAATTTTTAATACTATTGGTGTAAGTGATGGTATTTCAAATGGTAATGATGGAATGCGTTATTCTTTGGTATCTAGAGATATTATTGCAGATTCAATTGAAGCAGTAATGGGAGCTCAATGGTATGATGCCATGATTGCAGTTCCCGGTTGTGATAAAAACATGCCAGGATCAGTAATGGCTATGGGTAGACTAAATCGCCCTTCAATTATGGTCTATGGCGGTTCTATTCATTCTGGAAAATGGAAAGGTGAATCGTTGAATATCGTTTCAGCTTTTGAAGCTTTAGGAAAAAAATTCAACAACACCATTACACCGGAAGATTTCAAAGGTGTAATTCAAAATGCATGTCCAGGAGCAGGTGCTTGTGGTGGAATGTATACTGCTAATACGATGTCATCGGCAATTGAAGCCTTAGGGATGAGTTTACCATATAGTTCTTCAAATCCAGCATTAAGTCCAGAAAAGAAACAAGAGTGTGTGGATGCGGGTAAAGCAATTAAACTTTTATTAGAGAAAGACATCAAGCCAAGAGATATTATGACCCGTAAGGCATTTGAAAATGCCATAACGATGGTTGCTGTTTTAGGTGGCTCTACCAATGCAGTGATGCATATAATTGCTATTGCACATTCGGTAGGAATTGAATTGACTTTAAAAGATTTCCAAGACATTAGTGATAGAACTCCATTATTGGCTGATTTGAAACCAAGTGGTAAATACTTAATGGAAGACTTACACGAAGTAGGAGGTGTGCCTGCAGTTATGAAGTATTTATTACAAGAAGGATTTTTACACGGTGATTGTTTAACAGTAACCGGAAAAACAATAGCTGAAAATTTAGCTTCAGTTCCAAGTTTGAAAGACGGACAAGATGTTATTCACGAGGTTACTAATGCATTGAAAGCTACAGGAAACATTCAAATTCTCTATGGTAACATCGCGACTGAGGGATGTGTTGCCAAAATTAGTGGTAAAGAAGGAGAGTTTTTTGAAGGTACAGCAATTGTTTACGAAAATGAGCAACTAGCCATAACTGGAGTTAGAGCTGGAGAAGTGAAACCCGGAAATGTTGTAGTTATTCGGTACTGTGGTCCTAAAGGAGGCCCAGGAATGTCAGAAATGTTGAAACCAACATCGGCAATTATGGGAGCTGGTTTAGGTAGTACAGTTGCTTTGATTACAGACGGACGTTTCTCAGGAGGTTCGCACGGTTTTGTTGTAGGGCATGTAACGCCAGAAGCTTACGAAGGAGGTGCTATTGCTTTAATTGAAAATGGAGATGTCATTACAATAGATGCAGTTAAAAACACCATCAACGTCAAAATTTCTGATGAAGAAATGGCTATACGAAGAGCCAATTGGGTACAACCACCATTGAAAGTGACACAAGGAGTTTTACTAAAATATGCAAGAGCAGTTTCAAGTGCGGCAACAGGTTGTGTTACAGATAAATAA
- a CDS encoding serine hydrolase, whose protein sequence is MLNIKYIFFSIPFLCSSCVISNNALKSNPLNLVLESQNPKIQVVMDNAREHELQIIYTQINRDKDGKISFQDYQYNVNSKNYFYPASTVKLPIALLAVEKLNSMNLTTDSIHFRFDEKRSSLHFQKEISKLFALSDNDAANNLIEFTGFDYINSKMKEKGLVPFSLNHRLSSTNSSNKITSSILLYKNDNLIAELPSLKGKNVKALHLNSTKKGIGYLENDSIVKGAFDFSAKNYYPLETLHSTLKRLLFPQEFKLNERFNLNETDRQFILSSMYQLPREQGFDAKEFYDSYCKFFIFGDTTDTINSSIKIYNKIGQAYGTLTDCAYINDEKNGVEFMVTATLLVNKNKIFNDGIYEYDEIGIPFLAELGRQLYTISKSK, encoded by the coding sequence ATGTTAAACATTAAATATATCTTTTTTTCCATTCCATTTTTATGTTCTAGTTGTGTGATATCTAACAACGCATTGAAAAGCAATCCTCTGAATTTAGTCCTAGAATCCCAAAATCCAAAAATTCAAGTTGTCATGGATAATGCTCGTGAACATGAGCTACAAATTATCTACACGCAAATCAATAGAGACAAGGATGGAAAAATTTCTTTTCAAGACTATCAGTATAATGTCAATTCTAAGAATTATTTTTATCCGGCAAGTACAGTCAAATTGCCAATTGCACTTCTGGCTGTTGAAAAATTAAATTCAATGAATCTAACTACAGATAGTATTCATTTTAGGTTCGATGAAAAAAGGAGTTCATTGCATTTTCAAAAAGAAATTTCAAAACTTTTTGCATTAAGTGATAATGATGCAGCTAATAATTTGATCGAATTTACTGGATTTGATTATATAAATTCTAAAATGAAAGAAAAAGGACTGGTTCCATTTTCTTTAAATCACCGTTTATCCTCAACGAATTCAAGTAATAAAATAACTTCCTCAATTTTATTATATAAAAATGATAATTTAATTGCAGAACTTCCTTCTTTGAAGGGTAAAAATGTAAAAGCATTACATCTCAATTCCACCAAAAAAGGGATTGGTTATTTAGAAAATGATAGTATAGTAAAGGGAGCTTTTGATTTTTCTGCCAAAAATTATTACCCATTAGAAACATTACATTCTACACTCAAACGCCTTTTGTTCCCTCAAGAGTTTAAATTGAACGAGCGATTTAATTTAAATGAAACTGACCGTCAGTTTATATTATCTTCTATGTATCAACTTCCAAGAGAACAAGGTTTTGATGCTAAAGAATTTTATGATAGTTATTGCAAATTTTTCATTTTTGGCGACACAACCGATACCATTAATTCCTCTATTAAAATATATAATAAAATAGGTCAAGCCTATGGAACGCTAACTGATTGTGCTTACATCAATGATGAGAAAAATGGAGTTGAATTTATGGTAACGGCTACCTTGTTAGTCAACAAGAATAAAATATTCAATGATGGCATTTATGAATACGATGAAATTGGAATTCCATTTTTGGCAGAACTTGGAAGACAATTGTATACTATTTCGAAGTCCAAATAA
- a CDS encoding 2-isopropylmalate synthase, translating into MNKDKVQIFDTTLRDGEQVPGCKLDTAQKLIIASRLDEMGVDIIEAGFPVSSPGDFLSVSEISKIVKNATVCGLTRAVKNDIDVAAQALQYAKRPRIHTGIGTSESHIVHKLNTTKEDIIARAKAAVAHAKTYVEDVEFYAEDAGRTDNAFLAQVCEEVIKSGATVLNIPDTTGYCLPDEYGAKIKYLKENVKGIDNVTISCHCHNDLGMATANSIAGAINGARQIECTINGIGERAGNTALEEVVMVFKQHPYLNLYTDVNSKQLNEMSRLVSDSMGMMVQPNKAIVGANAFAHSSGIHQDGVIKNRATYEIIDPLDVGVNESSIILTARSGRAALAYRAKKVGYELTKVQLDIVYVEFLKFADIKKEVLDEDIHQIVEASKCLQA; encoded by the coding sequence ATGAATAAAGATAAAGTTCAAATTTTTGACACCACTTTAAGAGATGGCGAACAGGTCCCAGGATGTAAGTTAGATACTGCTCAAAAGCTTATTATTGCTAGTCGTTTAGACGAAATGGGTGTTGATATTATCGAAGCAGGATTTCCTGTTTCAAGTCCAGGAGATTTTTTATCTGTTTCTGAAATCAGTAAAATTGTAAAAAATGCCACAGTTTGTGGTTTAACTCGTGCTGTTAAAAATGACATTGATGTAGCCGCACAAGCATTACAATACGCCAAAAGACCTCGTATTCATACAGGAATTGGTACTTCTGAATCACACATTGTACATAAATTAAATACTACTAAAGAAGATATTATTGCCCGAGCCAAAGCAGCTGTTGCCCATGCTAAAACCTATGTGGAAGATGTAGAATTCTATGCAGAAGATGCGGGTAGAACAGACAATGCGTTCTTAGCGCAAGTTTGCGAAGAAGTAATTAAATCCGGCGCTACCGTTCTTAATATCCCTGACACAACGGGATATTGTTTACCTGATGAGTACGGAGCTAAAATTAAATACCTAAAAGAAAACGTAAAAGGAATTGACAATGTGACGATTTCTTGTCACTGTCACAATGATTTAGGAATGGCTACCGCCAATTCGATCGCTGGTGCTATTAACGGTGCTCGTCAAATAGAATGTACGATTAATGGTATTGGTGAAAGAGCTGGTAATACTGCTTTAGAAGAAGTGGTAATGGTGTTCAAACAACATCCTTATTTGAATTTATATACAGATGTCAATTCAAAACAATTGAACGAAATGAGCCGATTGGTTTCTGACAGCATGGGAATGATGGTGCAACCTAATAAAGCAATTGTGGGTGCTAATGCTTTTGCACACAGTTCTGGAATTCACCAAGACGGTGTAATTAAAAATAGAGCGACTTACGAAATTATTGATCCTTTGGACGTAGGAGTGAATGAATCTTCTATTATTCTAACTGCTAGAAGTGGTAGAGCTGCCTTGGCTTACCGTGCAAAAAAAGTGGGCTATGAATTGACCAAAGTGCAATTGGATATCGTATATGTTGAGTTCTTGAAATTTGCCGATATTAAGAAAGAAGTACTTGATGAAGATATTCACCAAATAGTTGAAGCCAGTAAATGTTTACAGGCCTAA
- a CDS encoding TolC family protein, producing the protein MFNNKVNKYFISLGLCLAMIGCKAPDLKLAASSAVLPEVFTSSKDTATIATVQWHNFFKDKNLTDLIDVALQNNQELAITLQEIEIAKNDIRVRKGALLPSIGIGAGTGVDKVGRYTSQGAGDASTEITPGHEFPEALQDYKLAAYAHWEVDIWKKLRNSKKAAISRYLATVEGKNFVITNLVAEIATSYYELLAYDNQLEIVKQSIAIQQNALEIVKIQKEAARATELAVKKFEAEVLTSRSMEFDILQKIKETENKINFLLARYPQEIKRDKTSLVSALPSQLKAGIPSQLLANRSDIKQAELQLEAAKLDVKVARAEFYPSLDISASVGFNAFKSSYLFKTPESLLYSLVGDVAAPLINRNAIKAEFKSANARQLQALYNYERTVLNAYLEVATQLSKIENLQQSFNLKTQQVDALNRSILVSNDLFKSARVDYFEVLMTQRDALESKLELVETQKELINASVFVYRNLGGGWK; encoded by the coding sequence ATGTTTAATAATAAAGTAAATAAGTATTTTATCTCGCTAGGTTTATGCCTAGCGATGATTGGCTGTAAAGCACCAGATCTTAAGTTAGCAGCATCATCTGCTGTACTTCCAGAAGTATTTACTTCTAGTAAGGATACAGCAACTATAGCTACTGTACAATGGCATAATTTTTTTAAGGACAAAAATCTCACGGATTTAATTGATGTGGCCTTACAGAACAATCAAGAGTTGGCTATCACTTTACAAGAAATAGAAATTGCTAAAAATGATATTCGAGTGCGCAAAGGAGCTTTGCTACCTTCAATAGGGATCGGAGCTGGTACAGGTGTAGATAAAGTAGGTCGTTATACCAGTCAAGGAGCTGGTGATGCCTCTACCGAAATTACTCCTGGTCATGAATTTCCTGAAGCCTTGCAAGATTACAAATTAGCCGCTTATGCCCATTGGGAAGTGGATATCTGGAAGAAATTGCGCAATAGTAAGAAAGCCGCCATTAGCCGATATTTGGCTACTGTTGAAGGAAAGAACTTTGTGATTACTAATTTGGTTGCTGAAATAGCAACTTCCTATTATGAGTTGTTGGCTTACGACAACCAATTGGAGATAGTTAAGCAAAGTATAGCCATTCAACAAAATGCTTTGGAAATTGTAAAAATCCAGAAAGAAGCAGCTCGAGCTACCGAATTAGCAGTTAAGAAATTTGAAGCTGAAGTATTGACTTCTAGAAGTATGGAATTTGATATTCTCCAAAAAATTAAAGAAACGGAAAATAAAATCAATTTTTTATTGGCACGTTATCCACAGGAAATCAAGAGAGATAAAACGAGTTTAGTTAGTGCCTTACCTTCGCAATTAAAAGCGGGAATCCCGTCGCAATTGTTAGCGAATCGTTCTGATATAAAACAAGCCGAGTTGCAATTAGAAGCGGCTAAATTAGATGTAAAAGTAGCAAGAGCTGAGTTTTATCCTTCATTGGATATTTCGGCTTCTGTTGGATTCAATGCATTCAAATCGTCCTATTTATTCAAAACTCCCGAATCATTATTGTATTCTCTTGTTGGAGATGTGGCTGCTCCTTTGATCAATAGAAATGCAATTAAAGCCGAATTCAAAAGTGCCAATGCTCGTCAGTTGCAAGCCTTGTACAATTATGAAAGAACTGTTTTAAATGCCTACTTAGAAGTAGCAACTCAATTGTCAAAAATTGAAAACTTACAACAGAGTTTCAATTTAAAAACCCAACAAGTGGATGCTTTAAACCGATCAATTTTGGTTTCCAATGATTTGTTCAAATCAGCAAGAGTTGATTATTTTGAAGTATTGATGACACAACGTGATGCTTTGGAATCCAAATTAGAATTGGTGGAAACCCAAAAAGAGCTAATTAACGCCTCGGTATTTGTTTACAGAAACTTAGGCGGTGGTTGGAAATAA
- a CDS encoding substrate-binding domain-containing protein, translated as MIQIKIVGVPEHFNLPWHLCIENGEFEKENIDLQWTDVPEGTGKMCQMLRDGTADIAVILTEGIIKDIVNGNPSKIVQVYVESPLIWGIHVAAHSTFQNLADLENTKAAISRLGSGSQLMAFVNAKNQGWETSKLQFEIVNTLDGGVTALTEGRADYFMWERFMTKPLVDKGIFRRLADCPTPWPCFVIAVREDVLATQPETIKRVLEIINAKTQNFKGIPNIVNLLATIYNQKTEDIEEWLSLTEWSQEKIDLDLLESIQKQLLELNIIDSNCDSIIWTSK; from the coding sequence ATGATACAAATAAAAATTGTTGGTGTTCCTGAACATTTCAATTTGCCTTGGCACCTGTGTATTGAAAATGGCGAATTTGAAAAAGAAAACATCGATTTGCAATGGACTGATGTACCAGAAGGAACAGGTAAAATGTGCCAAATGCTTCGCGATGGAACTGCTGATATTGCGGTGATTTTAACCGAAGGCATCATCAAAGATATTGTAAACGGAAATCCATCTAAGATAGTACAAGTGTATGTAGAATCGCCATTAATATGGGGAATTCACGTAGCTGCGCATTCAACATTCCAGAACCTTGCTGATTTAGAAAATACCAAAGCAGCCATTTCACGACTGGGATCAGGCTCCCAATTAATGGCCTTTGTCAATGCTAAAAACCAAGGTTGGGAAACTAGCAAATTACAATTTGAAATAGTCAACACGCTCGATGGTGGTGTGACCGCCTTAACCGAAGGAAGAGCTGATTATTTTATGTGGGAGCGTTTTATGACAAAACCACTTGTCGACAAAGGTATTTTTAGACGTCTAGCTGACTGCCCTACTCCTTGGCCCTGTTTTGTCATTGCGGTGCGCGAAGACGTATTGGCTACACAACCCGAGACCATTAAAAGAGTTCTTGAAATTATTAATGCCAAAACCCAAAACTTCAAAGGCATTCCAAACATTGTAAATCTGTTAGCTACTATCTATAATCAAAAAACAGAAGATATAGAAGAATGGTTATCCCTAACCGAATGGTCTCAAGAAAAAATAGATTTAGATTTACTTGAAAGCATTCAAAAGCAATTGTTAGAATTAAATATCATTGATTCCAATTGCGATTCGATTATTTGGACTTCGAAATAG
- a CDS encoding translation initiation factor, with amino-acid sequence MDLQDQLKNLFPDHQISNEPEVVTENDHELYVQVEPMICKFEKRKGKPTTIIAGYEGADEDFKILAKEIKSKLAVGGTFKDGEIIIQGDYRDRIMKMLQDKGFKTKRVGG; translated from the coding sequence ATGGATTTACAAGATCAGTTAAAAAACCTATTTCCTGACCACCAAATTTCAAATGAACCCGAAGTGGTTACTGAAAACGATCACGAATTATATGTACAAGTGGAACCTATGATTTGCAAATTCGAAAAGCGCAAAGGAAAACCAACTACTATTATTGCTGGATATGAAGGTGCTGACGAAGATTTTAAGATTTTAGCTAAAGAAATCAAAAGTAAACTTGCAGTTGGTGGAACATTCAAGGATGGTGAGATTATCATTCAAGGGGATTATCGCGATCGCATTATGAAAATGCTTCAAGACAAAGGTTTTAAAACCAAACGTGTAGGCGGATAA
- a CDS encoding nucleoside phosphorylase, producing MIQSSELILNPDGSVYHLNLKPENIATDIIFVGDPDRVEKITQFFDSIEFSIQKREFKTQTGIYKGKRLTVLSTGIGPDNIDIVLNELDALVNIDLTTRQPKENLTSLNIIRIGTSGAIQADIPIDSFVMSQYGIGLDNMLRSYIVDEVTHPGIEDAFITQTQWEIRKGRPYAIACSETLAIRMVSDRMYKGITCTIGGFYGPQGRVLRLPIQDVQLNSKMDHFQFNGNRITNLEMETTAIYGLSALLGHNALSLNAIIANRATGTFSEDPTKAVDELIAYTLEKLVE from the coding sequence ATGATACAATCATCAGAATTGATATTAAATCCAGATGGAAGTGTGTATCACTTGAATCTGAAACCTGAAAATATTGCCACCGATATTATTTTTGTTGGCGATCCAGATCGTGTGGAAAAAATCACACAATTCTTTGACAGCATTGAATTTTCAATTCAGAAAAGAGAGTTTAAAACCCAAACCGGAATCTATAAAGGCAAACGGTTGACGGTGCTTTCTACAGGAATTGGTCCCGATAATATTGACATTGTCCTGAACGAATTAGACGCCCTAGTCAATATTGATTTAACAACGCGACAACCGAAAGAGAATTTGACCTCCTTAAATATAATTCGCATTGGAACTTCAGGAGCAATTCAAGCCGATATTCCAATTGATAGTTTTGTGATGTCTCAATACGGAATTGGACTGGACAATATGTTGCGCTCGTACATCGTAGATGAAGTTACACATCCTGGAATTGAGGATGCATTTATAACACAAACCCAATGGGAAATTCGCAAAGGCAGACCTTATGCTATTGCTTGCTCTGAAACTTTAGCTATAAGAATGGTAAGCGACCGAATGTACAAAGGAATTACCTGTACTATCGGAGGTTTTTACGGACCCCAAGGTCGTGTATTACGTTTGCCTATTCAAGATGTTCAGCTGAATTCAAAAATGGATCATTTCCAATTTAACGGTAACCGAATTACCAATCTCGAAATGGAAACGACAGCTATTTATGGTCTTTCGGCCTTATTAGGTCATAATGCCTTATCCTTGAATGCGATTATTGCCAATAGAGCGACGGGGACTTTTAGCGAAGATCCTACCAAAGCAGTGGATGAATTGATTGCTTATACTTTAGAAAAATTGGTTGAGTAA
- the leuB gene encoding 3-isopropylmalate dehydrogenase: protein MNLKIAVLSGDGIGPEVTLQAKKALHAIGVVYNHEFVFEDAYIGAIAIEKTGKPLPEQTLNLCRNTDSILFGAIGDPKYDNNPEAKVRPEQGLLQLRKELGLFANIRPIKAYPKLMNSSPIKKEVLQGTDFVVYRELNGGLYFGEKNTNEAGTYASDLCEYNEEEIIKITHLAFKEAQNRRKKVTLVDKANVLETSRLWRKVVTKIATEYPDVTLECMYVDNASMQIIVNPRQFDVLLTDNLFGDILSDEASVISGSIGLMSSASIGEKHSLFEPIHGCYTEAKGKNIANPIASILSVALLLDHFGLDTESKKVIAAVEKAIVSNVVTVDLKVDSQFGTNEVGDFVVNYILNEGDLYFKKDFVQLGQSTIV from the coding sequence ATGAATTTAAAAATAGCAGTACTTTCAGGAGACGGAATTGGTCCAGAGGTAACCTTGCAAGCTAAGAAAGCTTTGCATGCTATTGGCGTGGTGTACAATCACGAATTTGTTTTTGAAGATGCTTATATTGGTGCTATTGCCATCGAAAAAACGGGAAAACCACTTCCTGAACAGACCTTGAATTTATGTAGAAATACCGATTCTATTTTGTTTGGTGCTATTGGTGATCCGAAATACGATAACAATCCAGAGGCCAAAGTACGCCCGGAACAAGGTTTGCTTCAACTTCGTAAAGAATTGGGTTTGTTTGCCAATATCAGACCGATCAAAGCCTATCCTAAGTTGATGAATTCATCGCCAATTAAAAAAGAAGTGCTTCAGGGTACTGATTTTGTGGTGTATCGAGAACTCAATGGCGGACTGTATTTTGGAGAAAAGAATACTAATGAAGCGGGAACTTATGCTTCTGATTTGTGTGAATACAATGAAGAAGAAATTATAAAAATTACCCATTTGGCTTTTAAAGAAGCACAAAATCGCCGTAAAAAAGTGACTTTGGTAGATAAAGCCAATGTATTAGAAACTTCAAGATTATGGCGTAAAGTAGTAACTAAAATCGCTACCGAATACCCAGATGTTACTTTAGAATGCATGTATGTTGACAATGCTTCAATGCAAATTATTGTCAATCCAAGACAATTTGATGTGCTGTTAACTGATAATTTATTTGGTGATATTTTATCCGATGAAGCTAGTGTGATTTCAGGTTCTATTGGGTTAATGTCATCCGCTTCTATAGGAGAAAAGCATTCGTTATTTGAACCAATACACGGCTGTTATACCGAAGCCAAAGGAAAAAATATAGCCAATCCGATTGCTTCCATACTTTCTGTAGCCTTGTTATTAGATCATTTTGGTTTGGATACAGAATCCAAAAAAGTGATTGCAGCGGTTGAAAAAGCAATTGTTAGTAATGTCGTCACTGTGGATTTGAAAGTAGACTCGCAATTTGGAACCAACGAAGTAGGAGACTTTGTGGTGAACTACATTTTAAACGAAGGAGATCTGTATTTCAAAAAAGACTTCGTTCAACTCGGTCAATCAACAATAGTATAA